The Elusimicrobiota bacterium genome contains a region encoding:
- a CDS encoding VOC family protein, whose translation MNTELEAEIRSLFPQPRRAIACLATVDAERGFAPEARPVTLLEVGWRFYVATGSGTRKARELAAHPKTAALVRAILNALSLCCVLAVSTRAEEPMVTGLLPVVVTDDVERLKVFYRDVVGLPVQADEGDYVQFGAGQSHLSIIARGVIGRIAGERGRIRPGDKGFRFELYFRVSDAQAAAARLRKSGAVLVSALSPRPWGDRTAYFLDPDENLVAVAEPAIDGKPN comes from the coding sequence ATGAACACCGAACTCGAAGCCGAGATCCGCAGTCTCTTCCCTCAGCCCCGCCGCGCGATCGCCTGTCTCGCGACAGTCGACGCCGAGCGGGGATTCGCGCCCGAGGCGCGTCCTGTCACTCTGCTCGAGGTGGGCTGGCGGTTCTATGTGGCGACCGGCTCCGGAACGCGCAAAGCCCGGGAGCTGGCGGCTCACCCCAAGACCGCGGCCCTCGTGCGCGCGATCCTCAACGCCTTGTCTTTGTGTTGCGTACTTGCGGTCTCGACTCGCGCGGAGGAACCCATGGTCACCGGATTGCTGCCCGTCGTCGTGACGGATGATGTGGAGAGGCTGAAGGTCTTCTACAGGGACGTCGTGGGGCTTCCCGTTCAAGCCGACGAAGGCGATTACGTCCAATTCGGGGCGGGGCAGTCCCACCTGTCCATCATCGCGCGCGGCGTGATCGGGCGGATCGCCGGAGAACGGGGCCGGATACGTCCGGGCGACAAGGGATTCAGGTTCGAACTGTATTTCCGGGTCTCGGACGCCCAGGCCGCCGCCGCGAGACTGCGGAAGTCCGGCGCGGTCCTGGTCAGCGCGCTGTCGCCGAGGCCTTGGGGCGATCGCACCGCGTATTTCTTGGACCCGGACGAGAATCTGGTGGCGGTCGCCGAGCCCGCCATCGACGGGAAGCCGAACTAG
- a CDS encoding pyridoxamine 5'-phosphate oxidase family protein codes for MDDLAARGRAILEAGRSGALSTHSVERPGFPFASLAPYALDDVSRPLLLLSGLAVHARNLAADPRASLMVAEGDAQASGRVTVVGRAVHLSGAQADAARAAYLARHPEAKAWASFGDFALWRLEPEDSYVVAGFGSAGWTGGR; via the coding sequence GTGGATGACCTCGCCGCGCGGGGACGCGCGATCCTGGAGGCCGGGCGCTCCGGCGCTCTCTCGACGCATTCGGTCGAGAGGCCGGGCTTTCCTTTCGCGTCCCTGGCGCCGTACGCCCTCGACGACGTATCCCGGCCCCTGCTCCTCCTCAGCGGCCTGGCCGTGCACGCCCGCAACCTTGCGGCCGATCCGCGCGCCTCTCTGATGGTGGCGGAGGGCGACGCGCAGGCCTCGGGACGCGTCACCGTCGTCGGGCGCGCCGTCCATCTCTCGGGCGCCCAGGCCGACGCCGCGCGGGCCGCCTATCTCGCCCGACATCCCGAGGCGAAGGCGTGGGCCTCCTTCGGCGACTTCGCGTTGTGGCGCCTCGAGCCCGAGGATTCCTATGTCGTCGCGGGCTTCGGCTCCGCGGGCTGGACCGGAGGCCGCTAG